The following proteins come from a genomic window of Pyxidicoccus sp. MSG2:
- a CDS encoding cupin domain-containing protein: MPTTYCLTRSEFVTVREHSPDALVVEVEYSPQGPPPPPHFHPSQYERFEVIVGALRAVVDGKEHTLHAGDVLDVPQGAVHQLWNPGDTPTHATWSTRPAGRTREWFAALDSLQRQGRTGSKGTPGPLALAVLLTAYRDTLRLALRPRFLVSAALGVLAAVGRLRGHRLPTPPRPTPVRAV; the protein is encoded by the coding sequence ATGCCCACCACCTACTGCCTCACCCGCTCCGAATTCGTGACGGTCCGAGAGCACTCCCCCGACGCGCTCGTGGTGGAGGTCGAATACAGCCCGCAGGGCCCGCCGCCGCCGCCCCACTTCCACCCGTCGCAGTACGAGCGGTTCGAGGTCATCGTCGGCGCCCTGCGTGCCGTGGTGGATGGGAAGGAGCACACGCTGCACGCCGGGGACGTGCTCGACGTTCCCCAGGGCGCGGTGCACCAGTTGTGGAATCCCGGCGACACGCCCACGCACGCCACCTGGAGCACGCGGCCCGCCGGGCGCACCCGCGAGTGGTTCGCCGCGTTGGACTCCCTCCAGCGCCAGGGCCGCACGGGAAGCAAGGGCACTCCCGGTCCGCTCGCCCTCGCCGTGCTGCTCACGGCCTACCGCGACACCCTCCGGCTCGCACTGCGGCCCCGGTTCCTGGTGAGCGCGGCGCTCGGGGTGCTCGCGGCGGTGGGGCGCCTGCGAGGTCACCGCCTTCCCACTCCGCCACGCCCGACGCCCGTTCGGGCGGTCTGA
- a CDS encoding glyoxalase produces the protein MIQGLDHVQLAMPRGQEPQGRAFYGGLLGLGEVPKPPELAKRGGLWFELADGRGLHLGVEDPFLPAKKAHPAFRVSTLDALAEALRASGHPVSWDDSVPEVRRFHSADPFGNRLEFQAVGPHGS, from the coding sequence ATGATTCAGGGATTGGATCACGTTCAGCTCGCCATGCCCCGGGGGCAGGAGCCCCAGGGGCGGGCCTTCTACGGGGGACTGCTCGGGCTGGGTGAAGTGCCCAAGCCACCCGAACTGGCGAAACGCGGGGGCCTCTGGTTCGAGCTCGCGGACGGGCGCGGGCTGCACCTGGGCGTCGAGGACCCCTTCCTGCCCGCGAAGAAGGCCCACCCGGCCTTCCGCGTGTCGACGCTGGATGCGCTCGCGGAAGCGCTGCGCGCGTCGGGGCACCCGGTGTCATGGGACGACTCGGTGCCGGAGGTGCGGCGGTTCCACAGCGCGGACCCGTTCGGCAACCGGCTGGAGTTCCAGGCCGTGGGGCCTCACGGAAGCTGA
- the infC gene encoding translation initiation factor IF-3, with amino-acid sequence MSKELHIIREQRSSRGGSRDQRTNRRIRAREVRVVGSDGGQLGVMPLEAALDLARTEGLDLVEISPMASPPVCKIMDYGKFKYEEKKKAAEAKRAQVTVLLKEVKLRPKTEEHDYEFKVRNMRRFIEDGNKAKVVIQFRGREITHKEQGTAILDDVAKDLKEVAIVEQPPRMEGRLMFMILAPTPKVAQKARELVRQAAVAAKREKPAGEKAAGEKPAGEKPAGKPAVAAAPAGETQGEQPQEAKPADTQPATP; translated from the coding sequence ATTTCAAAGGAGCTTCACATCATTCGCGAACAGAGAAGCAGCCGCGGCGGGAGCCGCGATCAGAGAACCAACCGCCGTATCCGCGCTCGCGAGGTCCGCGTCGTGGGGTCCGACGGCGGGCAGCTCGGGGTCATGCCGCTCGAAGCGGCTCTCGACCTTGCTCGTACCGAGGGGCTCGACCTCGTCGAAATCAGCCCCATGGCAAGTCCACCGGTCTGCAAGATCATGGACTACGGCAAGTTCAAGTACGAGGAGAAGAAGAAGGCCGCCGAGGCGAAGCGCGCCCAGGTGACGGTCCTGCTCAAGGAAGTGAAGCTCCGCCCGAAGACGGAGGAACACGACTACGAGTTCAAGGTCCGCAACATGCGGCGGTTCATCGAGGACGGGAACAAGGCGAAGGTCGTCATCCAGTTCCGCGGGCGTGAAATCACGCACAAGGAGCAGGGCACCGCCATCCTCGACGACGTGGCGAAGGACCTGAAGGAAGTGGCCATCGTGGAGCAGCCGCCCCGGATGGAAGGGCGTCTGATGTTCATGATTCTGGCCCCCACGCCGAAGGTCGCCCAGAAGGCCCGCGAGCTGGTCCGCCAGGCCGCCGTGGCCGCGAAGCGCGAGAAGCCCGCTGGTGAGAAGGCCGCTGGCGAGAAGCCCGCTGGTGAGAAGCCCGCTGGCAAGCCGGCCGTCGCGGCGGCTCCCGCCGGTGAGACGCAGGGCGAGCAGCCGCAGGAAGCGAAGCCCGCGGACACGCAGCCCGCCACTCCGTAA
- a CDS encoding imm11 family protein, translated as MAPKKPLTSSPVYYQLQPTPVLEGVYDVRKPDLEVRWLSGQSISTPLPNPIEIELDDRFGTRMADIFIRGILVMSDRLVAAIQRAGVTNLQTFPAVLNDAQRGLRLPGFQAVQIVGTIKAADMKKSIAHDPDNIGRDIVGFQKLVIDPKAARGALMFRMLESASTIIVHEKVKQELDKEQWQFVSVHPTDEKPFPLDLENWAADFQEVLQAGRAARSKKKPVKKKGAARKSKATSKSKRAASKPKAPSRPKGRSRKQASPATRRPRGKR; from the coding sequence ATGGCTCCCAAGAAACCCCTGACCTCCTCTCCCGTGTACTACCAACTGCAGCCCACTCCGGTGCTCGAAGGCGTCTATGACGTCCGGAAGCCCGACCTCGAGGTGCGCTGGCTCTCGGGTCAGTCCATTTCCACCCCTCTGCCCAATCCCATCGAGATAGAGCTGGATGACCGGTTCGGCACCCGGATGGCCGACATCTTCATCCGCGGCATCCTGGTCATGAGCGACCGGCTCGTCGCCGCCATCCAGCGCGCGGGAGTCACCAACCTGCAGACCTTCCCGGCTGTCCTCAACGACGCCCAGCGCGGGTTGAGGCTGCCTGGTTTTCAGGCCGTGCAGATTGTCGGCACCATCAAGGCGGCGGACATGAAGAAGTCCATCGCCCATGACCCGGACAACATCGGTCGCGACATCGTCGGCTTCCAAAAGCTGGTCATCGACCCGAAGGCGGCCCGCGGCGCGCTGATGTTCCGCATGCTGGAGTCCGCCTCCACCATCATCGTCCATGAGAAGGTGAAGCAGGAGCTGGACAAGGAGCAGTGGCAGTTCGTCTCCGTGCACCCCACCGACGAGAAGCCCTTTCCACTCGACCTGGAGAATTGGGCCGCCGACTTCCAGGAAGTGCTCCAGGCAGGGAGAGCGGCTCGTTCGAAGAAGAAGCCCGTGAAGAAGAAGGGCGCTGCCAGGAAGAGCAAAGCCACTTCGAAATCGAAGCGAGCTGCCTCCAAGCCCAAAGCCCCATCCCGGCCAAAGGGGCGCTCCCGGAAGCAGGCCTCACCCGCGACGCGGCGTCCGCGCGGCAAGCGCTGA